AGTCTGCGCCGCTATCGTTGCCGTAGTTGTCGACGGACTTGCACCGCGCGCTCAGCAACAGGCCTTGCCCGCCTGCACTACCCCGAACGCTGGAAAGACTACGCCCAGGCACTGATTGACGGGCTTAGCGTGCGCAAGGCGGCCCAGGCATGCGGCATCAGCAAAAACACCGCTTTCCTCTGGAGGCACCGCTTCCTGGCTGCAGCGGCTGAGCATCACGCCACGCATGAGGCAGGGATTGTCGAAGTGGATGAGACGTTCTTTCTGGAGTCCTTCAAGGGCCAGAGGCAGTTGCCTCGGCCGCCCCGTAAACGAGGTGGGGTGAGCGTGACCCGCGGCACGGGTAAAGACCAGATCCCGGTGATGGTGGTGCGCGACCGGGAGGGCCACACCGCTGACTTCAAGTTGGCCAAGCTCGATGCCAATCATGTGCGAGAGGCGTTGATGCCGCTGATCGACCGGGAGGCCGTGCTCTGCAGTGACGGGGCGGCAGTCTATGCCAGCTTTGCCCGGGCACAGGGCATCACCCATCAGGTCGTGCATGCCCGCCCCGGCCAGCGAGTGCGCCAAGGCGCTTTCCATATTCAGAACGTCAACGCCTACCACAGCCGCTTGAAGAGCTGGATGACCCGCTTTCACGGCGTGGCCACCCGCTACCTCCCGAATTACCTGGGCTGGCGCCGCATGCTAGAGCGCTATCAGCGGAATATTCGGCCGGCTCACTGCATTCAGGAGGCGGTAGGCAGAACCCTGCAACACGCTATTGGTACATAGCCTTTTTTATGGGCGACATTCACAGCTCGACGGCGCCGCGCTTGCCAGGGCGCCCAAGCGGTGCAAGGCTTAGCAGCACGATACCCGGGAGATTGGCCATGCGCCGGATGCTCACCTGCCTGCTGCTGTCCCTGCCACTGCTGGCCAGTGCGCAGATCTACAAGTACACCGATGCCCAGGGCAATACGGTCTTCACCAACCAACCGCCGGACGGCAGCGCCGCGCAAAGCGTCGAGTTGCCGCCGACCAACACCGTGCAGATGCAGGCCCCCAACACACCGCCGGCGTCCAGCTCGCCAGCCGAGCCGCAAGCGCCCTACCGCACCCTGCAATTGACCGACCTGCCCGACGACGCGGCACTGCGCGCCAACAACGGCACCTTCAGCGTCGGCGTCAGCCTGGAGCCGGCCCTGGCCTCCTCCCACCGCCTGCGCCTGCTGCTCGATGGCCAGCCCTACGGCCAACCGAGCAACGGCACCTCGCTGCAGCTGACCAATATCGCCCGCGGCGAGCACAGCCTGGCGGTCGAGGTACTCAATGGCACCCAGCGCATCCAGCAGAGCGACACCGTCACCTTCACCGTACAGCGCATCAGCGTGAACAGCCCGGCCCGGAGCGCGCCGTGACCACCAACCCCCAATGCATGCAGATCGCCCTGTTCTGCCTGAGCCTGCTCTGCCTGCCGCTGCAGGCCGCGGTGTACACCTATATAGACGCCGACGGCAACCGGGTCTTCACCGACCAGCCCGGCACCGGCAACGCCCAGCGCATCGAGCTGGCACCGTCCAACAGCATGCCCGCGCCACCCCGCGCGGCACCACCGGCGCCCGAGCCCAGCGCGCCGCAGGCGCCGGCCTATCAGCTGCTGCGCATTCTCGTGCCGCAACCCGACGCAACCATCCGCGACAGCGCCGGCAACCTGATCGTCACCGCCAGCAGCGACCCGGCGCTGCTCCCGGGCCACGGCTACCGCCTGCTGCTGGACGGTCAACCCCTGGGCGAAGCCAGCCGCAGCCCGGTCTTTCCCTTGGAGAATATCGACCGCGGCACCCACCAGCTGGCGGTGGAAATCGTCGACGCCCAGGGCCGCACCCAGGAGCGCACCCCGAGCCAGCCGCTCCACATGCTGCGCATCTCCCTGGCGCAGAAGCGCATGGTGCGGCCGTGCAAGAAAGCCGACTACGGCGTGCGCCCGGAGTGCCCGCTTAAGGACAAGCCGCCGGAAAAGAAAGACATCCCGCTGATCCCCTTCATCTGACCTCCCGGCAGCCGCACCACATTGGTGCGGTTGCGTGCACCGCTTTCTATACTCTCCCTGTTTTGGTTCACCCGCAGCCGGGGCCCACGCGCCGAAACACGGCTGCCGGCGTCGATTGCGCGCGCTGCGCGCGTCTTTTCGGGGCTTTGGTTTGCTTCTTGCATTTTCCTGTCCATCGCCGGAAAGCCCTCGCCTATGACTATCAACGATGCACTGCACCGCCTGCTGCTCGACAACCTGACCACCGCCACCCTGCTGCTCAACGCCGAACTGCGGCTCGAGTACATGAATCCGGCGGCGGAGATGCTCCTGGCCGTCAGCGGCCAGCGCAGCCACGGACAATTCATCAGCGAACTGTTCACCGAGTCGGCGGAAGCCCTCAGCGCGCTGCGCCAGGCCGTCGAACAGGCGCACCCGTTCAACAAGCGCGAAGCGGTGCTGACCGCGGTGACCGGCCAGACCCTGACAGTCGACTATGCGGTGACGCCCATCCTCAGCCGCGGCGCGACCCTGCTGCTGCTGGAGGTGCACCCGCGCGACCGCATGCTGAAGATCACCAAGGAAGAGGCGCAGCTGTCCAAGCAGGAAACCACCAAGCTGCTGGTGCGCGGCCTGGCCCATGAGATCAAGAACCCCCTCGGTGGCATCCGCGGCGCCGCCCAGTTGCTGGCCCGCGAGCTGCCGGAAGAGGAGCTCAAGGACTACACCAACGTCATCATCGAGGAGGCCGACCGCCTGCGGAACCTGGTCGACCGCATGCTCGGCTCGAACAAGCTGCCCTCCCTGGCGCCGACCAACGTGCACGAGGTGTTGGAGCGGGTCGCCAGCCTGGTCGAAGCGGAAAGCCAGGGCGGCATCATCCTGGTGCGCGACTACGACCCGAGCATTCCCGATCTGCTGATCGACCGCGAGCAGATGATCCAGGCGGTGCTCAATATCGTGCGCAACGCCATGCAGGCCATCGCCGGGCAGAAACACGGCCTGGGCCTGGGCCGCATCACCCTGCGCACCCGCACCCTGCGCCAGTTCACCATCGGCCATACCCGCCACCGCCTGGTGGCGCGCATCGAGATCATCGACAACGGCCCCGGCATCCCCCAGGAGCTGCAGGAGACCATCTTCTACCCGATGGTCAGCGGCCGCGCCGACGGCACCGGCCTCGGCCTGGCCATCACCCAGAACATCATCAGTCAGCATCAAGGTCTGATCGAGTGCGAAAGCCACCCCGGCCATACACTGTTCTCGATCTTCCTGCCGCTGGAACAAGGAGCACCTGCTGCATGAGCCGAAGTGAAACCGTCTGGATCGTCGACGACGACCGCTCCATCCGCTGGGTCCTGGAAAAAGCCCTGCAACAGGAAGGCATGACCACCCAGAGCTTCGACAGCGCCGACGGCGTGCTCGGCCGCCTGAGCCGCGAGCAACCGGACGTGGTCATCTCCGACATTCGCATGCCGGGCGCCAGCGGCCTTGACCTGCTGGCGCGCATCCGCGAACTGCACCCGCGCCTGCCGGTGATCATCATGACCGCCCATTCCGACCTGGACAGCGCGGTGGCCAGCTACCAGGGCGGTGCCTTCGAGTACCTGCCCAAGCCGTTCGACGTCGACGAAGCGGTCTCCCTGGTCAAGCGGGCCAACCAGCACGCCCAGGAACAACTGGGCCTGGCGGCGCCGGTCGAGCAACCGCGCACCCCGGAGATCATCGGCGAGGCGCCGGCCATGCAGGAGGTGTTTCGCGCCATCGGCCGCCTCTCCCACTCCAACATCACCGTGCTGATCAACGGCGAGTCCGGCACCGGCAAGGAGCTGGTCGCCCATGCCCTGCACCGCCACAGCCCGCGCGCTGCGTCGCCGTTCATCGCACTGAACATGGCGGCGATCCCCAAGGACCTGATGGAGTCCGAGCTGTTCGGCCACGAGAAGGGCGCCTTCACCGGCGCGGCCAACCTGCGCCGCGGCCGCTTCGAGCAGGCCGACGGCGGCAGCCTGTTCCTCGACGAGATCGGCGACATGCCGGCCGACACCCAGACCCGCCTGCTGCGCGTGCTGGCCGACGGCGAGTTCTACCGGGTCGGCGGTCATACCCCGGTGAAGGTCGACGTGCGCATCATCGCCGCCACCCACCAGGACCTGGAAAGCCTGGTGCAGGCCGGCAAGTTCCGCGAGGACCTGTTCCACCGCCTCAACGTCATCCGCATCCATATCCCGCGCCTGGCCGATCGTCGCGAGGACATCCCCACCCTGGCCCGCCACTTCCTCGGCCGCGCGGCGCTGGAACTGGCGGTGGAGCCGAAGCTGCTGAAGAGCGAGACCGAGGACTACCTGCAGCACCTGCCCTGGCCGGGCAACGTGCGCCAGCTGGAGAACACCTGCCGCTGGATCACGGTGATGGCCTCGGGTCGCGAGGTGCACGTCGACGACCTGCCGCCGGAACTGCTGGCCCAACCCCAGGACAGCGTGCCGGTCAGCAGCTGGGAACAGGGCCTGCGCCAGTGGGCCGACCAGGCCCTGAGCCGTGGCCAGTCCAGCCTGCTCGACAGCGCGGTGCCGGCCTTCGAGCGAATCATGATCGAGACCGCCCTCAAGCACACCGCCGGTCGCCGCCGCGACGCCGCCGTGCTACTGGGCTGGGGCCGCAACACCCTGACGCGCAAGATCAAGGAACTGGGCATGAAGGTCGACGGTGCCGAGGACGACGGCGACGACGACAACTGAGCCGCCTCCTGCGCTCAACCAAGCGGGCCTTGCGCCCGCTTTTTTGTGCCCGAAACCCATGCGCTGTCTCGGCGCGGCGCCGCACCGCCATGCACCACCGCGGCACGCCCGGCTCCGCGCCAGCGATGACCGCACATCGGGTTTCGCCCCGCACGCCAGTGCTTTCGGGCTCTGGAGCACATTGCAATAAAACTGGCACAGCGAGTGCATAGACTAAGGCATTCCCAGTTTCGGGGACCTTGGTACAGGCAGGCCGGGGATTCCCCGCTTTTATTCCAGCGCCAGGCGGACCGCCAACCGCCAGCGACCCTCCACTTCCTCGACGTGCCACTGGCCACGCAGGGGACGGGTCGCGACCAGGCGCAACACCAGCTCACGTCGCTCACGCTGCAGCCGCCAGCTCACCGGGCGCCGATCCAGTTGCAGCTGCCCTCGCTGCTCGCGCCCCAAGCACTCCACCCGCAAGACGAAGGCACCTTCCAAATGGCCGGCGTGCACCTGGGGGTGTTCGTTGAACCACAGATCCAGCCCCTGTTCCACCACCTGCACCTCGGCCAGGCGCAACTCCGCCGGCTGCAGCAGGCGGCCGACCATCATGCCGATGAGGAAACCGAACAGCGCCAGCGAGGCGATGACCCGTAGCCAGGGACGCGGCCGTTCGCCGCTATCGGAGGTAGAATGCTGGCCGTCTTCAGGCCGGGAGCCGCGCATGTTTCACGTGATCCTCTTTCAACCGGAAATTCCGCCGAACACCGGCAACATTATCAGGCTCTGCGCCAACAGCGGCTGCCACCTGCACCTGATCGAGCCCCTGGGCTTCGAGCTGGACGACAAGCGCCTGCGCCGCGCCGGCCTGGACTACCACGAATACGCCACGCTCAAGCGCCACGCCGACCTCGACAGCTGCCTGGCCAGCCTCGGCCAGCCGCGCCTGTTCGCCTTCACCACCAAGGGCTCGCAGCCCTTTCACGAGGTCCAGTACCAGCCCGGCGACGCCTTCCTGTTCGGCCCAGAGAGCCGCGGCCTGCCCCAGGAGATCCGCGACGCGCTGCCCACCGAGCGGCGCGTGCGGCTGCCCATGCGCGAGGGCTGCCGCAGCCTCAACCTGTCCAACACCGTGGCCGTGGCAGTCTACGAAGCCTGGCGTCAGCACGGCTTCGCCATGACCTGAGTCGACCGCCCGGCCATAAAAAAACGCCCCGCAGGGCGTTCTTGGGGCGAGGCGGCGCGGCTCAGTTGGCCGGCGCCTGCTCGGTGCCCTGCTGCATGCGCTTGAGCTCTTGGGCATAGAGCGCATCGAAGTTCACCGGCGCCAGCATCAACGCCGGGAACGAGCCGCGTACCACCAGGCTGTCCAGGGTCTCGCGGGCGTAGGGGAACAGGATGTTCGGGCAGAAGGCGCCCAGGGTGTGGCTCATGGCCGCTGCTTCCAGGCCCTTGATCAGGAAGATACCGGCCTGCTGCACTTCGGCGATGAAGGCAGTTTCTTCGCCGTTCTTCACCGTCACCGAAAGGGTCAGCACCACTTCGTGGAAATCGCCGTCCAGGCTCTTCTGCCGGGTGTTCAGGTCCAGGGAAACGCTCGGCTTCCACTCCTGACGGAAAATCTCCGGGCTCTTCGGCGCCTCGAAGGACAGGTCACGGATGTAGATACGCTGCAGGGAGAACTGCGGGCCCTGTTCGGCCTGAGCGGCGGCGTCACTGCTGGCTTGTTCAGTCATGGCAAATCCTTGTGGTTGGGGTCTAGGTAGAGCCTATTGATCTCATGCCTCGAGCAGCGCGTCCAGCTTGCCGGCGCGCTCCAGGGCATACAACTCGTCGCAACCACCGACATGGGTGGCGCCGATCCAGATCTGCGGCACCGAGGTGCGCTGCGCCTTGCGCGTCATTTCGGCGCGCAGCTCGGGCTGGCCGTCGACCCTGACTTCCTCGAAGTCGATGCCCTTGCTCGCCAGCAGCTGCTTGGCGCGAATGCAGTAGGGGCACCAGTCGCTGGAATAGATCAGAACGTCCCGCATGTCACTTCACCAGCGGCAGGTTGTCGCCACGCCAGCTGGCGATCCCGCCGGACAGCTTGGCGGCGTTGAAGCCGGCCTTCTTCAACTCGCGGCTGGCGGTGCCGGCGTGCTGGCCCATGGCATCGACCACGATCAGGGTCTTGGCCTTGTGCTTTTCCAGCTCGCCGACACGCCCGGTCAGCTTGTCGTGGGGGATGTGCAGGGCGCCGGCGATATGCCCGGCGGAGTAGTCCTTCTGCGCACGCACGTCCAGCACCACACCCTGTTCGGTGTTGATCAGCGCGGTGAGTTCGCGACTGCTCAGGCTCTTGCCGCCCTTGAGCAGCTCGGTGAAAACCAGCAGCGCCAGGAGGACGACAAACGCTCCGCTCAGTACATAGTGGGTAGTAGCAAATTCAATCAGGTTGGCAAGCATTGCGCGGTTCCGGGACGGTAAAATGTCGGCCAGTATACACAGCCCCACAGGTCGGCCAAACCCCGCCTGGCGGTGACGCCTGTGCCACTTGGCCGTAGAATGCCAAGCCTTTTTTGCCCCCTCAAGCAGAGCGAGCCAGCTTTATGAGCGCCACGCCCAAACCCCTGGTACTGATCATCCTCGATGGCTTCGGCCACAGCGACAGCCCCGAGTACAACGCCATCCACGCTGCCAACACGCCGGTTTACGACGGCCTGCGCGCCACCCAGCCCCATGGTCTGATCTCCGGCAGCGGCATGGACGTGGGCCTGCCGGATGGGCAGATGGGCAACTCCGAGGTCGGGCACATGAACCTCGGCGCCGGCCGCGTGGTGTACCAGGACTTCACCCGGGTCACCAAGGCCATTCGCGACGGCGAGTTCTTCGACAACCCGGCCATCTGCGGCGCGGTCGACCGGGCGGTGGGCGCCGGCAAGGCGGTGCACATCCTCGGCCTGCTGTCCGACGGCGGCGTGCACAGCCACCGGGAGCACATCGTCGCCATGGCCGAGCTGGCGGCCAAGCGTGGCGCCGACAAGATCTACCTGCACGCCTTCCTCGACGGCCGCGACACCCCGCCCAAGAGCGCCCAGTCGTCCATCGAGCTGCTCGACGCCGCGTTCGCCAAACTCGGCAAGGGCCGCATCGCCAGCCTGATCGGCCGCTACTTCGCCATGGACCGCGACAACCGCTGGGACCGGGTCGAGCAGGCCTACCAGCTGATCGTCGACGGTCAGGGCCAGTACCAGGCTGACGACGCCAGCAGCGGCCTGGCGGCCGCCTACGCCCGCGGCGAAAGCGACGAGTTCGTCAAGGCCACGGTCATCGGCGCCGCGGCGCCGGTGCAGGACGGCGACGCCGTGGTGTTCATGAACTTTCGCGCCGACCGCGCCCGCGAGCTGACCCGCGCCTTCGTCGAGCCGGACTTCAAGGAGTTCGCCCACAGCCGCTGCCCGCAACTGGCCGACTTCGTCATGCTCACCCAGTACGCCGCGAGCATCCCGGCGCCCAGCGCCTTCAAGCCGGAAGCCCTGACCAATGTGCTCGGCGAATACCTGGCCAAGCAGGGCAAGACCCAGCTGCGCATTGCCGAGACCGAGAAATACGCCCACGTCACCTTCTTCTTCTCCGGCGGCCGGGAAGAGCCGTTCGCGGGCGAAGAGCGCATCCTCATTCCCTCGCCGAACGTCGCCACCTATGACCTCAAACCGGAAATGAGCGCACCGGAGGTCACCGACCGCATCGTCGAGGCCATCGAGCAGCAGCGCTACGACCTGATCGTGGTCAACTACGCCAACGGCGACATGGTCGGCCACACCGGCGTGTTCAGCGCCGCGGTCCAGGCCGTGGAATGCCTGGATGCCTGTGTCGGGCGCATCGTCACGGCCCTGGACAAGGTCGGTGGCGAGGCGCTGATCACCGCCGACCACGGCAACGTCGAGCAGATGGAAGACGCCTGCACCGGCCAGGCCCACACCGCCCACACCTGCGAGCCGGTGCCCTTCATCTATGTCGGCAAGCGCGCGGTGAACCTGCGCCAAGGCGGCGTGCTGGCGGACGTGGCGCCGACCCTGCTGACCCTGATGGGCCTGCAGGTACCAGCGGAAATGACCGGCACCAGCATCCTCAGCCTGCCGTAAGTGCGATAAACGCCTAAACGCCCCACTCCCTGCGGACTGGGGCGTTTTTTTTGCCCGTCACCACGGGCATACTAAGGCCACTCCCCGCCCCGGTGCCGTCATCTCCATGTTTCGCGCCCTCGTACTGATTGTCCTGTCCTGCCTGTTCGCGCCGGTCTTCGCCGACGAGAAGGCCGACGCCCAGAAGCAGCTGGAAGCCGCCCGCAGCGATGTCGCCGAGCTGAAGAAGCTGCTGCAGCAGCTGCAGCAGGAGAAATCCGGGGTACAGAAGGACCTGCGCAAGACCGAAACCGAGATGGGCGAGCTGGAGAAACAGGTCGAGGGCCTGCAGCAGGAGCTGCAGCAGAGCGAAGAGGAAATCCAGCGCCTCGACAGTGAGAAAAAAAAACTCCAGGGCGCACGCCTTGAGCAGCAGCGGCTGATCGGCATCCAGGCCCGCGCGGCCTACCAGAGCGGCCGCCAGGAATACCTCAAGCTGCTGCTCAACCAGCAGAACCCGGAAAAGTTCTCGCGCACACTGACCTACTACGACTACCTCAGCGAAGCGCGCATGGAGCAGCTGAACCTGTTCAACGAAACCCTGCGCCAACTGCACAACGTCGAACAGGACATCGCCAACCAGCAGCGCCAGCTGCAGGAACAGAAGAGCGCCCTGGACAGCCGCCGCGAGCAACTCGCCCAGGCGCGCCAGGAGCGCCAGCAGGCCCTGGCCAAGCTGAATCAGGAATTCTCCGCCCGCGACCGCAAGCTCAAGACGCGCCAGCAGGAACAGCAGCAGCTGGCGCGGGTGCTGAAGACCATCGAGGCGACCCTCGCCCGCCAGGCCCGCGAAGCCGAAGAGGCGCGCCAGCGGGCCCTGGCCGAAGCCCGCCAACGGCCACGCCAGGATGGCAGCGCCAACGCCGGCGGCCCGCTGGTCAGCGCCGGGGCCAGCTATGGCGGCCCCTTCGCCAAGGCCCGCGGCAAGCTGCCCTGGCCCGTCGACGGACGCCTGGTGGCGCGCTACGGCACGCCGCGCGGCGGCGACGCCCGGACCAAGTGGGACGGCGTACTGATCGGCGCCGCCGCCGGCAGCCAGGTGCGCGCGGTGCATGGCGGCCGCGTGGTCTTCGCCGACTGGTTGCGCGGCGCCGGGCTTCTGGTCATTCTCGACCATGGCAACGGGTACCTGAGCCTGTACGGGCACAACCAGAGCCTGCTGAAGGACCCCGGCGATCTGGTCAAGGCCGGCGAACCCATCGCCACCGTCGGCACCAGTGGTGGCCAGGACACGCCAGCCCTGTATTTTGCGATTCGCCAGCAGGGCCGCCCCAGCG
The genomic region above belongs to Pseudomonas benzenivorans and contains:
- the gpmI gene encoding 2,3-bisphosphoglycerate-independent phosphoglycerate mutase, which codes for MSATPKPLVLIILDGFGHSDSPEYNAIHAANTPVYDGLRATQPHGLISGSGMDVGLPDGQMGNSEVGHMNLGAGRVVYQDFTRVTKAIRDGEFFDNPAICGAVDRAVGAGKAVHILGLLSDGGVHSHREHIVAMAELAAKRGADKIYLHAFLDGRDTPPKSAQSSIELLDAAFAKLGKGRIASLIGRYFAMDRDNRWDRVEQAYQLIVDGQGQYQADDASSGLAAAYARGESDEFVKATVIGAAAPVQDGDAVVFMNFRADRARELTRAFVEPDFKEFAHSRCPQLADFVMLTQYAASIPAPSAFKPEALTNVLGEYLAKQGKTQLRIAETEKYAHVTFFFSGGREEPFAGEERILIPSPNVATYDLKPEMSAPEVTDRIVEAIEQQRYDLIVVNYANGDMVGHTGVFSAAVQAVECLDACVGRIVTALDKVGGEALITADHGNVEQMEDACTGQAHTAHTCEPVPFIYVGKRAVNLRQGGVLADVAPTLLTLMGLQVPAEMTGTSILSLP
- the grxC gene encoding glutaredoxin 3 — protein: MRDVLIYSSDWCPYCIRAKQLLASKGIDFEEVRVDGQPELRAEMTRKAQRTSVPQIWIGATHVGGCDELYALERAGKLDALLEA
- a CDS encoding IS1595 family transposase; translation: MDTQAFHHWLAQLSQLSAHQKSTLHQALRNPPATEVLDCLPALQRCPHCQTNANQLAPWGWSRSLRRYRCRSCRRTCTARSATGLARLHYPERWKDYAQALIDGLSVRKAAQACGISKNTAFLWRHRFLAAAAEHHATHEAGIVEVDETFFLESFKGQRQLPRPPRKRGGVSVTRGTGKDQIPVMVVRDREGHTADFKLAKLDANHVREALMPLIDREAVLCSDGAAVYASFARAQGITHQVVHARPGQRVRQGAFHIQNVNAYHSRLKSWMTRFHGVATRYLPNYLGWRRMLERYQRNIRPAHCIQEAVGRTLQHAIGT
- a CDS encoding DUF4124 domain-containing protein, translating into MQIALFCLSLLCLPLQAAVYTYIDADGNRVFTDQPGTGNAQRIELAPSNSMPAPPRAAPPAPEPSAPQAPAYQLLRILVPQPDATIRDSAGNLIVTASSDPALLPGHGYRLLLDGQPLGEASRSPVFPLENIDRGTHQLAVEIVDAQGRTQERTPSQPLHMLRISLAQKRMVRPCKKADYGVRPECPLKDKPPEKKDIPLIPFI
- a CDS encoding murein hydrolase activator EnvC family protein, giving the protein MFRALVLIVLSCLFAPVFADEKADAQKQLEAARSDVAELKKLLQQLQQEKSGVQKDLRKTETEMGELEKQVEGLQQELQQSEEEIQRLDSEKKKLQGARLEQQRLIGIQARAAYQSGRQEYLKLLLNQQNPEKFSRTLTYYDYLSEARMEQLNLFNETLRQLHNVEQDIANQQRQLQEQKSALDSRREQLAQARQERQQALAKLNQEFSARDRKLKTRQQEQQQLARVLKTIEATLARQAREAEEARQRALAEARQRPRQDGSANAGGPLVSAGASYGGPFAKARGKLPWPVDGRLVARYGTPRGGDARTKWDGVLIGAAAGSQVRAVHGGRVVFADWLRGAGLLVILDHGNGYLSLYGHNQSLLKDPGDLVKAGEPIATVGTSGGQDTPALYFAIRQQGRPSDPAQWCRAQG
- the ntrC gene encoding nitrogen regulation protein NR(I) yields the protein MSRSETVWIVDDDRSIRWVLEKALQQEGMTTQSFDSADGVLGRLSREQPDVVISDIRMPGASGLDLLARIRELHPRLPVIIMTAHSDLDSAVASYQGGAFEYLPKPFDVDEAVSLVKRANQHAQEQLGLAAPVEQPRTPEIIGEAPAMQEVFRAIGRLSHSNITVLINGESGTGKELVAHALHRHSPRAASPFIALNMAAIPKDLMESELFGHEKGAFTGAANLRRGRFEQADGGSLFLDEIGDMPADTQTRLLRVLADGEFYRVGGHTPVKVDVRIIAATHQDLESLVQAGKFREDLFHRLNVIRIHIPRLADRREDIPTLARHFLGRAALELAVEPKLLKSETEDYLQHLPWPGNVRQLENTCRWITVMASGREVHVDDLPPELLAQPQDSVPVSSWEQGLRQWADQALSRGQSSLLDSAVPAFERIMIETALKHTAGRRRDAAVLLGWGRNTLTRKIKELGMKVDGAEDDGDDDN
- the secB gene encoding protein-export chaperone SecB, whose translation is MTEQASSDAAAQAEQGPQFSLQRIYIRDLSFEAPKSPEIFRQEWKPSVSLDLNTRQKSLDGDFHEVVLTLSVTVKNGEETAFIAEVQQAGIFLIKGLEAAAMSHTLGAFCPNILFPYARETLDSLVVRGSFPALMLAPVNFDALYAQELKRMQQGTEQAPAN
- a CDS encoding rhodanese-like domain-containing protein, which gives rise to MLANLIEFATTHYVLSGAFVVLLALLVFTELLKGGKSLSSRELTALINTEQGVVLDVRAQKDYSAGHIAGALHIPHDKLTGRVGELEKHKAKTLIVVDAMGQHAGTASRELKKAGFNAAKLSGGIASWRGDNLPLVK
- the trmL gene encoding tRNA (uridine(34)/cytosine(34)/5-carboxymethylaminomethyluridine(34)-2'-O)-methyltransferase TrmL, whose product is MFHVILFQPEIPPNTGNIIRLCANSGCHLHLIEPLGFELDDKRLRRAGLDYHEYATLKRHADLDSCLASLGQPRLFAFTTKGSQPFHEVQYQPGDAFLFGPESRGLPQEIRDALPTERRVRLPMREGCRSLNLSNTVAVAVYEAWRQHGFAMT
- the glnL gene encoding nitrogen regulation protein NR(II); this translates as MTINDALHRLLLDNLTTATLLLNAELRLEYMNPAAEMLLAVSGQRSHGQFISELFTESAEALSALRQAVEQAHPFNKREAVLTAVTGQTLTVDYAVTPILSRGATLLLLEVHPRDRMLKITKEEAQLSKQETTKLLVRGLAHEIKNPLGGIRGAAQLLARELPEEELKDYTNVIIEEADRLRNLVDRMLGSNKLPSLAPTNVHEVLERVASLVEAESQGGIILVRDYDPSIPDLLIDREQMIQAVLNIVRNAMQAIAGQKHGLGLGRITLRTRTLRQFTIGHTRHRLVARIEIIDNGPGIPQELQETIFYPMVSGRADGTGLGLAITQNIISQHQGLIECESHPGHTLFSIFLPLEQGAPAA
- a CDS encoding DUF4124 domain-containing protein, whose product is MRRMLTCLLLSLPLLASAQIYKYTDAQGNTVFTNQPPDGSAAQSVELPPTNTVQMQAPNTPPASSSPAEPQAPYRTLQLTDLPDDAALRANNGTFSVGVSLEPALASSHRLRLLLDGQPYGQPSNGTSLQLTNIARGEHSLAVEVLNGTQRIQQSDTVTFTVQRISVNSPARSAP